Below is a genomic region from Sporichthyaceae bacterium.
TCGCCACGGCTGACGACCTCGATCCGGTCGATCGACGGCGTGTTCACCGGGAACGACCGCTCGACGCCGACACCGAAGCTGACCTTGCGGACCGTGAAGGTCTCGCGCAGGCCGCTGCCCTGACGTCGGATCACCACGCCCTGGAAAACCTGGATCCGGGACCGGTTGCCCTCCACGACCCGGACGTGGACCTTCAGGGTGTCGCCGGGGCGGAACGCCGGGACGTCAGAACGCAGATAGGCGGCATCGACGTCGTCGAGGGTGTGCATGGCTTCAGGTCCATCTCTGTACTCGCCGCAGCGACACGGTGGCGGAATGCGGGCGGTAGCCGCCCGAGGCAAGCGCTCAGTCTGCCACAGCCTCGTCCACGGGGAGAAACCGACCGTCCGGCCCGGGTGTCCAACCTTGCGCCGCCAATGCGGCGCGGTCCTTCGCGTCGCACTGCGCCGGGGACAGGCGGCCGATCAGGTCCGGACGAACCCGCGCGGTTCGGGCCAGCGAGGCATCGCGCCGCCATCGCGCGATCGCGCCGTGGTCACCCGAGCGCAGCACGTCCGGCACCGGCAACTCGCGCCAGAGCGCGGGCTTGGTGTAGCCGGGGTACTCCAGCAGACCGGCCGCGTGCGACTCCTCGACCAGGGAGTCCGGGTTGCCCAGTACGCCGGGCAGCAGTCGCGAGACGGCCTCGACGATCACCAGCGCGGCGACCTCGCCGCCGGACAGCACGTAGTCGCCGATGGAGATCTCGTCGACGCCGCTGACCTCGGGGCGGTTGCCGGCGTGCTCGGCCACGCGGGCGTCGATGCCCTCGTACCGACCGCAGGCGAAGACCAGCCACGGTGCGCCGGCCAACTCGGCGGCCAGCGCCTGGTCGAACGGCCGCCCGGCCGGGGTGGGCACGATCAGCCGGGCTCGCGCGCCCGGGCCCGCCGGTTCCCCGGCCAGCACGTCGTCCAGGGCCGCGCCCCACGGCTCGGGGCGCATCAGCATCCCGGCGCCACCGCCGTAGGGGGTGTCGTCGACCGTGCGATGCACGTCGGTGGTCCAGTCGCGCAGGTCGTGGGTGGCGATCTGCACCGCACCGGTGCGCTCGGCCTTGCCCAACAGCGAGAGCCGCAACGGCTCGGTGTAGGCCGGGAAGATCGTGATGACGTCGATCCGCATCGCGTGTCAGTCCGGCGCGGCGTCGTCGAGCAGGCCGGCGGGCGGGTCGACCCGCAGTGTCCCGGCGGCCAGATCGACCTCGGGCACGATCTCGCTCACGAACGGCACCAGCACGTCGCGGCCGGCAGCCGTGCGGACCACGAGGACGTCCTGGGCGGGCAGGTGCAGCACCTCGGCGACCTGCCCGAGGTCGCCGGCGACGGTGCGCGCCGTCAGGCCGACCAACTGGTGGTCGTAGAACTCCTCCGGGTCCTCCGGGCGCTCGTCGTCGGCGATGACGGCGGTCAGCAGGAGCCCGCGCAACGACTCGGCCCCGGTGCGGTCGACGACGCCGTCGAACGACAGCAGCAGGCGCCCGCTGTGCCAGTGGACGCCGGCCACCTCGAGTCCACCGGATCGCGCCGGATCGGTGCCCAGCACTGTGCCCGGAGCGAATCGCACTTCCGGAGAGTCCGTGCGGACCTCGACCGTGACCTCGCCCCGCACCCCGTGCGGCCGGCCGATCCGGCCGACCACCACATCCACGGGTGTCGACCCGTCAGCGGCCGTGCTGGTCGACCAGGTCGATGCGGACACTGCGCCCGCCCAACGCGCTGAGCACCGTGCGCAGCGCGGTGGCGGTGCGGCCCGAGCGACCGATCACCTTGCCGAGGTCGTCGGGGTGGACCCGGACCTCGAGCACCTTGCCGGTGCGCTGGGTGCGTTCCCGCACCCGGACGTCGTCCGGGTGCTCGACGATCCCCCGGACCAGATGCTCGAGGACCTCCTCGAGCATCGCGTCAGGCCTCGCCGGCAACCGGTGCCTCCGTCGCCTCGGGTGCAGCCTGGGGTGCAGCCTGGGGCGCCGCCTCGGCGACCGGCTCCGCGACGGCCACGGCAGGGGCCGGTTCCTCGGCCTTGGCCTTGGGGGCCGCGGACTTCGCGCCCTTGCTCGAGTCCAGGCCGGTCGCCACGAACGCGACCCCGCCCTGGCGGACCTTGGCCTCGGGGTGCCTCAGCGTGCCCTCGGCACCGGGCAGCCCCTTGAACTTCTGCCAGTCGCCGGTGACCTTCAGCAGCGCCATGACAGCCTCGGTGGGCTGGGCGCCGACCTTCAGCCAGTGTTGGGCCCGCTCGGTGTCGATGTTGATCAGCGACGGCTGCTCGGTGGGGTGGTACTTACCGATCTCCTCGATCGCCCGACCGTCGCGCTTGGTGCGCGAGTCGGCGATGACGACGCGGTAGTACGGCGCGCGGATCTTGCCCATGCGCTTCAGCTTGATCTTGACTGCCACTGGTCCGGGTTCTCCTGATTTCCACATCGGTGGGCGCGGACGTCTGGGTGGGGTACCAGCCGCTCGAGCCCGGTTCGCCACGCAGCGCACGGGTGAGAGGGCCCGGGCCGGCGCGGTCGCCGCAAGAGGCTACCAGCCTCCCCCGCCGCGCCCCCACTCCACTCGACTTGTGCTGCCTGTCCCACGTATCAGCGGCCTGCGATACGTGGGACAGGCAGCAGAAGTGGGGTCAGTGGGTGGGTCAGCGGGTGACAACGCCGCGCAGGACGATGCGGACCGGGGCGCGCAGCGTGTGCGGCTCCTTGCGCGGGTCGGCCGCGACGACGATCAGGTCCGCCGGGTCGCCCTCCGCCAGCCCGGGCCGGCCCAGGTACTCCCGGGCGCGCCAGGACGCGCCCCCGACGACGTACTCGGCGGGCAGCCCGGCGCGGACCAACGCGGCGATCTCGTCGATGATCCGGCCGTGCGCGATCACCCCGCCGGCATCGGTGCCGACGTAGATCGGGACGCCGGCCTCGTGCGCGACCCGGATGCGGTCGCCGGCCCCGGCCCACAGGCGCCGCATGTGGGCGGCGTAGGCGGGGAACTTGGCCTCCCCGGAGTCGGCGATGCCCGGGAAGTTCTCCTCGACGTTGACCAGCGTGGGCACCAGTGCGGTGCCGGCCGCCGCCATGGCGGCGGTCAACTCGTCGTCGAGGCCGGTGCCGTGCTCGATGCAGTCGAAGCCCGCCACCAACGCGTCGGCCAACGCCTGCCGGCCGAAGACGTGGGTGGTCGCCCGCACCCCGGCCCGATGCGCCGTGGCAACCGCGCCGGCCAGTTCCTCGGCCTGCCACAGCGGGGTCATGTCGCCGACCTCGCGCTCGATCCAGTCGCCGACGATCTTCACCCAGCCGTCGCCACGGTCGGCCTGGACAATCACCTCGGCGGCCAACTGCCCGGGTTCGACCTCGACGGCGAAGTTGCGCTGGTAACGCCGCGGCCGGGCGATGTGCCGACCGGCCCGCACGATCTTCGGCAGATCGGCGCGGTCGTCCATCCACCGGGTGTCGGCCGGCGAACCGGCGTCGCGCAGCAGCAGGACCCCGGCCTCGCGTTCGTCGAGAGCCTGACGCTCCGTCAGTTCCAGCGCGACCGGCCCACCCGGGTCGAGCCCGACGTGGCAGTGCATGTCGACGAGCCCCGGCAGGATCCAGCCCTGCGCGACGGTGGTCGCGCCGGGCACCGGGTCGTAGGTGACCCGGCCGTCGCGGATCCACAGGTCGACTTCCTCGGCGTCGGGCAGGCGCACCCCACGCACGTGCAGGGCCTCGGTCATCGTGGCCGTCGCCTACTTGTGCTCGGGGGGCATGAGGTCCTTGAACTCCGCCGGGAGCTCGAAGCCCTGCGGCAACTGCGGCAGCACACCGGCAGCGGCGGCCTCCGCGTCGGCGATCTGCTGCGCGCGCTTGGCCGGGTTTCCGCTGCGGGCCTTGCCGGCCTTGCCCTTGGACGGCGCGGCCATCTTGCCTCGCGACTTCTTGCCGCCGCCGCGCAGCCCGCCGAGTCCGCCCATGCCACCCATCGCGCCGAGCCCGCCGGCCATCTGCTGCATCATCTTGCGGGCCTCGAAGAACCGCTCGACCAACGAGTTGATCTCGCCGACCTCGACCCCGGAGCCCTTGGCGATGCGCTGCCGCCGCGATCCGTTGATGATCTTCGGGTCCTCGCGCTCGGCGGGGGTCATGCCGTTGATGATCCCGACGACCCGGTCGAGATCCTTGTCGTCGACCTGGTTGAGCTGGTCCTTGAGCTCCCCCATCCCGGGGAGCATCCCGAAGATCTTCTGCAGCGAGCCCATCTTGCGGACCTGGAGCATCTGCTGCTTGAAGTCCTCGAGGGTGAACTCGTTGCCCTTGCCGCCCTTGAGCAGCTTGTTGGCCATCTTCTCGGCCTGATCGGCCTCGAAGTGCTTCTCGGCCTGCTCGATCAGCGTGAGCATGTCGCCCATGCCGAGGATGCGGGAGGCCATTCGCTCGGGGTGGAACGCGTCGAAGTCGGTGAGCTTCTCACCGTTGGACGCGAACATGATCTGACGGCCCGTCACGCTGGCGACGGAAAGGGCCGCGCCGCCGCGGGCATCGCCGTCGAGCTTGGTGAGCACGACACCGTCGAAGCCGACGCCGTCGAGGAAGGCCTGCGCGGTGGTGACCGCGTCCTGGCCGATCATCGCGTCGACGACGAAGAGGATCTCGTCGGGGTTGACCGCGTCGCGGATGTCGGCGGCCTGCTTCATCATCTCCGCGTCGATGCCCAACCGGCCGGCGGTGTCGACGATGACGATGTCGTGCTGACGGCGGCGGGCCTCGAGGATCGAGTCCTTGGCGACCTGGATCGGGTCGCCGACCCCGCTGCCGGGCTGCGGAGCGTAGGTGAACACCCCAGCCCGCTCACCGACGATCTGCAGCTGCTGCACCGCGTTCGGCCGTTGCAGGTCGGCCGCGACCAGCATCGGGGTGTGGCCCTGGTCGACCAGCCACTTCGCGAGCTTGCCGGCCAGCGTCGTCTTACCGGAACCCTGCAGACCGGCGAGCATGATCACGGTCGGCGAGGTCTTGGCGAACCGCAGCCGCCGGGTCTCCCCGCCCAGGATCCGGACGAGCTCGTCGTCGACGATCTTGATGACCTGCTGGGCCGGGTTCAGCGCCCCGCTGACCTCCGCGCCGCGGGCGCGTTCCTTGACCGCGTCGATGAACCCGCGCACGACCGGCAGGGCGACGTCTGCCTCGAGCAGCGCGATGCGGATCTCCCGCGCCGTGGCATCGATGTCGGCCTCGGACAGTTTCCCCTTGCCGCGCAGGTTCTTGAACGTCGCGGCAAGGCGGTCGGACAGGGTGTCGAACACGGTGGGGCGGTCCTTAGGAGCCGGGAACCTATCCCGTCCAGCCTATCCGGCGCGGCCACTACGACCGGTCGGTCACTCCAGGGCAGCCAGCACCGTCTTGGCGACCGCGGCGGCGCGGTCCGCGTCGAGCGGTTCGCCGGTGGCCGGGTCGACCACGTAGAACACGTCGACGGCCTCGGCACCCCAGGTGGCGACCTTGGCCGAACGGATGTCGACCTCGGTCGCGGACACCGCCCGGGCCAGTCGGAACAACAGCGCGGGTCGATCGTGGGCGCGGATCTCGAGCACGGTGGCCGTCTCCGAGGCGCCGGGCACGACGGTGACGGTCGGAGCGGGCACCGCGATGCCGGGCTTGGCGACGTACGCGGCCTCCCGGCGCGCCAGCCGCTCGGTCACGTCGAAGGTGCCGTCCACCGCGCGCCGGATGTCGCTGCGCAGCACTGCGGCATCCGGCGGAGAGCCGAACTCCGGACTGACCGTCCACACCGTCACCGCGGCGCCCTCGATGGTCTCGGTGACTGCCGAACGCACGGTGAGCCGGTGGATGCTGAACACCCCGGCAACGGTCGAGAGCAGGCCGACGCGGTCCGGCGAGACCACGGTCACCGGCGTTCCGGCCGGATCCGCGGTCCCGATCTCGACCGCCACCGCACCGGCTGCGGCCAGCGCCCGTTGGTCCTCGGACAACGGCGAGCGGATCACCACCGGGCGGCCCTGGAGCACCCGCCGGGTGCGTTCGACCAACTTCCCGATCAGCTCGGCCCGCCACGGGGTCCAGGCCGCCGGACCCGTGGCCAGGGCGTCGGCCTCGGTCATCGCGGCCAGCAGGTCGAGGACCTCGACGCTGCCGACGGCCTCGGCGACCACGTCCAACGTCTTCGGGTCGTCCAGGTCGCGGCGGGTGGCCGTGTCCGGCAGCAGCAGGTGGTGGCGCACCAGGGCGGCGAGCACCTCGACGTCCTCGGCCGGGAAACCCAGCCGGGGCGCGAGGTCATGGACGATCTCGACTCCGGCCAGACTGTGGTCGCCCGGCGAACCCTTGCCGATGTCGTGGAACAGGGCTCCGAGCAGCAGCAGGTCGGGGCGGGACACCCGGCGCGTGAATCCCGCCGCGTTCGCGGCTGTCTCGACCAGGTGCCGGTCGACGGTGAACCGGTGCACGGCGTTGCGCTGCGGCCGGCAGCTCACCCGGCTCCAGACCGGCAGCAGGGTGGTGATCACCCCGGCCAGGTCGAGGGCCTCCCACACCGCGACGGCCGGCCGGCCGGCGCCGAGCAGTCGGACCAGTTCGCCACGGGCCGAGTCCGGCCACGGCTCGGGCAGCGCACGGGTCGTGGCGGCGAACCGGTCCACCGTGCCCGGCGAAAGCGGCAGCCCGGCCTGCGCGGCGGCGGCCGCGGCGCGCAGCACGAGGATCGGATCCTTGACCGGGTCGGCGTCGCGCGCCAGCATCGCCTCGCCCTCGGACACGACGACGCCGTCGGCCAGCGGGGTCCGGGCGCCGGGCTTGGGTCCGGTGCCCGGGATGCGCAGCTTGCGGGTGCGCGACTCCAGAACCTGGGTGACGCGCCGCCAGGTGACGTCGCAGGCATAGCCGATGGTGCGGCCGACCTGGGCCAGGTCGTGCAGCAGCGCGTCGGCATCGGCCAGGCCGAGCGCCGCGGCGACGTTGTCCTGTTCCTGCAGCACGAGCCGGTCGGTCGACCGGCCCGTGACGGTGTGCAGGGCGTCGCGGATGTCGAGCAGTCGGTCGTGGGCGCCGGCCAGTCGCTGGTGCGGCACGTCGGCGACCCACGAGGCCGCGACCGCCCGCATCGCGACCAGGTCACGCAGTCCCCCGCGGCTCTCCTTGAGGTCCGGCTCGAGGAGGAATGCCAACTCCTCGTCGGCTCGCTCGGTGTAGGTCTCATGCAGTTCGGGCAGGCGTTTCGCGGCCCCGTTGCGCCAGTCGCCGAGCACGGCCGAGCGCAACTGCTCGGTGAGCGTCGAATCGCCCGCGACGTGGCGGATGTCGAGCATCCCGAGCAGCGCTTTGAGGTCGTCAGCGGCCACCCGCCGAGCCTGGTCAGGCGTGCGCACGGAGTGGTCCAGCTTCACTCCGTCGTCCCAGATCGGGTACCAGATCGCATCGGCCACCGACGAGATGGAGCCCTTGCGGTCGTACAGCAGGACGACGTCCAGATCGCTGCCCGCGACCAGTTCCCCGCGCCCGTAACCGCCCACGGCCACCAGCGCGATCCGGTCGGTGTCGCCGCCGGTCGCTACGTCGAGCAACCCGCGCAGCCAGGTGTCGGCGGCGGCACTGAGAGCGGCCCGGCGGGCCGGCCCGTACGGCTCGCCGCGCTCCAGCAACCCCGCACGGGCCTGCGCATAAGTCAGCGCCATCGCCGTCACCCCCAACCCTGATGAAATTGTCGGTGCGGGCGGGACGCGGTCAGAGCGCTTCGGTGTCGCGTTCCCCGGTCCGCACGCGGATGGCCGCCTCGACCGGGGTCACCCACACCTTGCCGTCGCCGATCTTCCCGGTGCGCGCCGCGTCCAGCAGGGCGGTGACGACCAGGTCCACGTCCGCACTGTCGACCAGCACCTCCAGGCGCACCTTCGGCACCAGGTCGACGACGTACTCCGCACCCCGGTAGACCTCTGTGTGGCCACGCTGCCGCCCGAACCCGCTGGCCTCGGTGACCGTCATGCCGTGCACCCCGCACTTCTCCAGCGCGGCCCGGACATCGTCCAGCTTGAACGGCTTGATCACCGCGGTGACGAGCTTCATGGGCTGTCCATCCTGTCGCGTCGGACGTGCACCGGTGGGTACCGCGAAAACCTAGTCGTGCGAGCCGGCCATGCGTCCGGTGGAGGCACCGGCCGGGGCCAGTTCGTACGCTGCCTCCGCGTGCAGGGCCAGGTCCACCCCGGAGATCTCGTGGTCGCGTTCGACGCGGAAACCCAAGGTCTTGTGCAGCACCCAGCCGATCAGCAGGGTCACCGTGAACGAGTACCCGAAGGCCGCGCCGACCGCCACCGCCTGCCGACCCAGTTGTTGCAGCCCCCCGCCGTAGAGCAGGCCGTCCACGCCGCGGTGCGAGTTGAGGATGCCGGTCGCCTGCGCGCTGCACACCAGGCCGATCATCAGCAGCCCCACGATGCCGCCGATCATGTGCACGCCGGCGACATCCAGGGAGTCGTCGTAGCCGACCCGGTACTTCAGGGTGACCGCGAACGAGCAGACCGCGCCGGCCACCGTGCCCACCGCGATCGCGCCGACCGGCGTGATCGACGCGCAGGCCGGAGTGATCGCCACCAGCCCGGCGACCGCGCCGGAGGCGGCGCCGAACGAGGTGAAGGTGCCGTCGCGCAGGCGTTCCACCGCCAACCAGCCGACGACCCCCAGCGCACCGGCGATCTGCGTGTTGGCCAGCGCCAGGCCCGCCTGCGCGTTCGCACCGAGCGCCGAGCCGGCGTTGAATCCGAACCAGCCGAACCACAGCAGGCCGGCGCCGAGCATCACCAACGGCAGGTTGTGCGGCCGCATCGGGTCCTTCTTCCAACCCAGCCGCGGGCCGAGGATCAGCGCCAGGGCCAGCCCCGAGGCACCGGAGTTGATCTCGACCGCAGTGCCGCCGGCGAAGTCGAAGACATGCATCCGGTCGATCAGCCAGCCGCCCTTGCCGCCGTCGGAGAAGAACACCCAGTGCGCCTCGGGCACGTAGACCACGGTGGTCCAGATGACGGTGAACACGCACCAGGTGCCGAACTTCGCCCGGTCCACGATCGACCCGGAGACGAGCGCGCAGGTCACGAGCGCGAACATCAGTTGGAACATCGCGAACACCGGCGTGGGGATGGTCCCGTAGACCTGAACCATGGTGTCCTTCAGGCCGACCTGGCCGAAGCCACCGATCAACCCGGGGCCGTGGTCCTTGCCGAACGCGAGGCTGTAGCCCCAGCCCACCCAGACGACGGTGACGATCCCCAGCGTCACGAACGTCATCATCATCGTGTTGAGCACGCTGCGGGCTCGGACCATGCCCCCGTAGAAGATCGCCAGACCGGGGACCATCAACATCACCAGCGTGGTGGCGGCCAACACCCAGGCGGTGTCCGCCGCATTGATCTTGTCCACGTCCGGTGCGCTCCTCGATCGGCACGACAGTGCGAGAGGACCGTACCGTCGGCGCGCCGCGCTGTTTCGGCAGGATCACGGAGATCGCACAATGCGTACCGGGAGCGGACAGAACGACGGCCCGCCCGGCGTTCGCCGGGACGGGCCGTCGCGTCGTCACAGTTCTAAAGGGCGTCGGTGTCGCGTTCCCCGGTGCGGACCCGCACCGCCGTGTCGACCGGGACCACCCACGCCTTCCCGTCGCCGATCTTGCCGGTCTGCGCGGCCTTGACGACGACCTCAAGCACGTCCAGCACGTCCGGGTCGTCGACCAGGACCTCG
It encodes:
- the rplS gene encoding 50S ribosomal protein L19, with product MHTLDDVDAAYLRSDVPAFRPGDTLKVHVRVVEGNRSRIQVFQGVVIRRQGSGLRETFTVRKVSFGVGVERSFPVNTPSIDRIEVVSRGDVRRAKLYYLRDLRGKKAKIKEKREQVVGR
- the trmD gene encoding tRNA (guanosine(37)-N1)-methyltransferase TrmD, with translation MRIDVITIFPAYTEPLRLSLLGKAERTGAVQIATHDLRDWTTDVHRTVDDTPYGGGAGMLMRPEPWGAALDDVLAGEPAGPGARARLIVPTPAGRPFDQALAAELAGAPWLVFACGRYEGIDARVAEHAGNRPEVSGVDEISIGDYVLSGGEVAALVIVEAVSRLLPGVLGNPDSLVEESHAAGLLEYPGYTKPALWRELPVPDVLRSGDHGAIARWRRDASLARTARVRPDLIGRLSPAQCDAKDRAALAAQGWTPGPDGRFLPVDEAVAD
- the rimM gene encoding ribosome maturation factor RimM (Essential for efficient processing of 16S rRNA): MDVVVGRIGRPHGVRGEVTVEVRTDSPEVRFAPGTVLGTDPARSGGLEVAGVHWHSGRLLLSFDGVVDRTGAESLRGLLLTAVIADDERPEDPEEFYDHQLVGLTARTVAGDLGQVAEVLHLPAQDVLVVRTAAGRDVLVPFVSEIVPEVDLAAGTLRVDPPAGLLDDAAPD
- a CDS encoding RNA-binding protein, with amino-acid sequence MLEEVLEHLVRGIVEHPDDVRVRERTQRTGKVLEVRVHPDDLGKVIGRSGRTATALRTVLSALGGRSVRIDLVDQHGR
- the rpsP gene encoding 30S ribosomal protein S16, with protein sequence MAVKIKLKRMGKIRAPYYRVVIADSRTKRDGRAIEEIGKYHPTEQPSLINIDTERAQHWLKVGAQPTEAVMALLKVTGDWQKFKGLPGAEGTLRHPEAKVRQGGVAFVATGLDSSKGAKSAAPKAKAEEPAPAVAVAEPVAEAAPQAAPQAAPEATEAPVAGEA
- a CDS encoding amidohydrolase family protein, yielding MTEALHVRGVRLPDAEEVDLWIRDGRVTYDPVPGATTVAQGWILPGLVDMHCHVGLDPGGPVALELTERQALDEREAGVLLLRDAGSPADTRWMDDRADLPKIVRAGRHIARPRRYQRNFAVEVEPGQLAAEVIVQADRGDGWVKIVGDWIEREVGDMTPLWQAEELAGAVATAHRAGVRATTHVFGRQALADALVAGFDCIEHGTGLDDELTAAMAAAGTALVPTLVNVEENFPGIADSGEAKFPAYAAHMRRLWAGAGDRIRVAHEAGVPIYVGTDAGGVIAHGRIIDEIAALVRAGLPAEYVVGGASWRAREYLGRPGLAEGDPADLIVVAADPRKEPHTLRAPVRIVLRGVVTR
- the ffh gene encoding signal recognition particle protein; translated protein: MFDTLSDRLAATFKNLRGKGKLSEADIDATAREIRIALLEADVALPVVRGFIDAVKERARGAEVSGALNPAQQVIKIVDDELVRILGGETRRLRFAKTSPTVIMLAGLQGSGKTTLAGKLAKWLVDQGHTPMLVAADLQRPNAVQQLQIVGERAGVFTYAPQPGSGVGDPIQVAKDSILEARRRQHDIVIVDTAGRLGIDAEMMKQAADIRDAVNPDEILFVVDAMIGQDAVTTAQAFLDGVGFDGVVLTKLDGDARGGAALSVASVTGRQIMFASNGEKLTDFDAFHPERMASRILGMGDMLTLIEQAEKHFEADQAEKMANKLLKGGKGNEFTLEDFKQQMLQVRKMGSLQKIFGMLPGMGELKDQLNQVDDKDLDRVVGIINGMTPAEREDPKIINGSRRQRIAKGSGVEVGEINSLVERFFEARKMMQQMAGGLGAMGGMGGLGGLRGGGKKSRGKMAAPSKGKAGKARSGNPAKRAQQIADAEAAAAGVLPQLPQGFELPAEFKDLMPPEHK
- a CDS encoding [protein-PII] uridylyltransferase — translated: MALTYAQARAGLLERGEPYGPARRAALSAAADTWLRGLLDVATGGDTDRIALVAVGGYGRGELVAGSDLDVVLLYDRKGSISSVADAIWYPIWDDGVKLDHSVRTPDQARRVAADDLKALLGMLDIRHVAGDSTLTEQLRSAVLGDWRNGAAKRLPELHETYTERADEELAFLLEPDLKESRGGLRDLVAMRAVAASWVADVPHQRLAGAHDRLLDIRDALHTVTGRSTDRLVLQEQDNVAAALGLADADALLHDLAQVGRTIGYACDVTWRRVTQVLESRTRKLRIPGTGPKPGARTPLADGVVVSEGEAMLARDADPVKDPILVLRAAAAAAQAGLPLSPGTVDRFAATTRALPEPWPDSARGELVRLLGAGRPAVAVWEALDLAGVITTLLPVWSRVSCRPQRNAVHRFTVDRHLVETAANAAGFTRRVSRPDLLLLGALFHDIGKGSPGDHSLAGVEIVHDLAPRLGFPAEDVEVLAALVRHHLLLPDTATRRDLDDPKTLDVVAEAVGSVEVLDLLAAMTEADALATGPAAWTPWRAELIGKLVERTRRVLQGRPVVIRSPLSEDQRALAAAGAVAVEIGTADPAGTPVTVVSPDRVGLLSTVAGVFSIHRLTVRSAVTETIEGAAVTVWTVSPEFGSPPDAAVLRSDIRRAVDGTFDVTERLARREAAYVAKPGIAVPAPTVTVVPGASETATVLEIRAHDRPALLFRLARAVSATEVDIRSAKVATWGAEAVDVFYVVDPATGEPLDADRAAAVAKTVLAALE
- a CDS encoding P-II family nitrogen regulator, whose amino-acid sequence is MKLVTAVIKPFKLDDVRAALEKCGVHGMTVTEASGFGRQRGHTEVYRGAEYVVDLVPKVRLEVLVDSADVDLVVTALLDAARTGKIGDGKVWVTPVEAAIRVRTGERDTEAL
- a CDS encoding ammonium transporter — its product is MDKINAADTAWVLAATTLVMLMVPGLAIFYGGMVRARSVLNTMMMTFVTLGIVTVVWVGWGYSLAFGKDHGPGLIGGFGQVGLKDTMVQVYGTIPTPVFAMFQLMFALVTCALVSGSIVDRAKFGTWCVFTVIWTTVVYVPEAHWVFFSDGGKGGWLIDRMHVFDFAGGTAVEINSGASGLALALILGPRLGWKKDPMRPHNLPLVMLGAGLLWFGWFGFNAGSALGANAQAGLALANTQIAGALGVVGWLAVERLRDGTFTSFGAASGAVAGLVAITPACASITPVGAIAVGTVAGAVCSFAVTLKYRVGYDDSLDVAGVHMIGGIVGLLMIGLVCSAQATGILNSHRGVDGLLYGGGLQQLGRQAVAVGAAFGYSFTVTLLIGWVLHKTLGFRVERDHEISGVDLALHAEAAYELAPAGASTGRMAGSHD